GTGGTCGCCTTGTGAATCGCGGGGTTCGCCTGGTTCGCGAACTGCTTGGCGAGGATCGCACCCGGCGTCGCCGCGACGATCTCATTCGCCTTCTCGACCGCCCCGCGCATGCCGTCCGGTCCGGGGGTGAGCACGAGTTCGGCGCCGAAGGCGCGCAGCAGCATCTTGCGCTCGGCGCTCATGGTCTCGGGCATGGTCAGGATGACCCGGTACCCGCGGGCTGCGCCGACCATGGCCAACGCGATGCCGGTGTTGCCGCTGGTGCCCTCGACGATGGTGCCGCCGGGCTTCAGCTCACCGGACTGCTCGGCGGCGTCGACGATCGCGACACCGATGCGGTCCTTGACGCTCGCGGAAGGGTTGTAGAACTCCAGCTTGGCGAGCACGGTCGCGCCGGCCCCCTCGGTGACGCGGTTCAGGCGAACGAGCGGGGTGTTGCCGACGACATCAGTGATCGACGAGTAGACGCGAGACATTTTTCTCCAAGGTAGGGATCAGAGAGAGCAAACTCCCTCAACCGTAAAGGTATTCCGCGGGTGTTACCGCTGGGGTGCTGCTGGCGTCTGGGGCGCGAGCTGTGAGCATCGAAAAGGGGCGCCCGCGCTAGCGGACGCCCCTTCTCGTGTGTGGTTAGCTGAACAGCCAGCCGAAAATGCCGACCGGTGCGTTCACCTCGACCTTCTTGGTGGTCGCGGTGCCGGGAGCGAAGCCCGAGGCACTAGCGGTGACTTCGACGCTGATCTGGTGACCTGCGTCCGCCTGCGTCAGCTTGTAGCTCTCGCCGGTGGCGCCGTCGATCGGCTGACCGTCGCGCAGCCACTGGTAGCCGAACTTCGGCTTCTCGACGCTCCAGTTGCCCTCGTTGACCTTGAGCGTCTTGCCTACCCGGGCGTCGCCGGTGATCTTCGGCGCCTTGGTGTTGGCGATCTCCTCCAGGTTGGAGACGATCTGCAGCGGCACGTCGATCGAGGTTCCGGTCTCGACGACACGGATGGTGAGCACGAGTGTGCCCTCCGCCGCATCCGCCGGGATCGTTACCTGGACCTGCGCGCGGCCCTGCTCGTCGGTGGTGTCGACGATGGTGCCGTCGATCGTTGCCGAGCCGAGCACCGTGCTGCCCGCGAGCACCTCGACGGTGCCGGTCGTCGGGCCGCCACGGCTCAGCAGCAGCGAGGACAGGTCGAGGGTGACCTGGTCGCCGGCGCTGTAGCCATCGGCATCCGGCGCCGAGACGTGCACGCCGACGGCGCG
The Diaminobutyricimonas sp. LJ205 genome window above contains:
- the cysK gene encoding cysteine synthase A translates to MSRVYSSITDVVGNTPLVRLNRVTEGAGATVLAKLEFYNPSASVKDRIGVAIVDAAEQSGELKPGGTIVEGTSGNTGIALAMVGAARGYRVILTMPETMSAERKMLLRAFGAELVLTPGPDGMRGAVEKANEIVAATPGAILAKQFANQANPAIHKATTGEEIWADTDGEVDILVAGIGTGGTITGAGQLLKERKPGVQVIAVEPEESPILNGGQPGPHKIQGIGANFVPEVLDTTVYDEVIDVNIADSVGTARRLATEEGILAGISSGAAVHAALQVANRPENAGKTIVVIIPSFGERYLSTVLYENLQD